The Patescibacteria group bacterium sequence GTACGAATAGCCATTTCCGAATCTTCATTATTATATTTGAAAAATTGAGGATCAAAATATCCGCAAGTATCAAAAACTTTTTTATGATAAGCAACGTTGGCACCCATCGGCCAGTGGGCCTTGATATTTTGAACCAGGCGCTCAGGAAAATATCCCTTGTAATTTTTGTCAATATAAAAAACTTGTCCTATGACCAGGCCGACATTTTCACTGTCAAATCCAGCGACCAATTGGCTCAACCAATTTTTTTCCGGTAGGCAGTCATCATCAGTAAAGGCTATTATGTCATAATAGGTGTTTTTGATACCAGTATTTCTGGCTACACTTAAACCCAAGTTTTTTTTATGATGAATTATTTTTATTTTAGGATCAGATAAGCTGTCCAAAAATTCTTTGGTGTCGTCAGTAGATCCGTCATTAACTATGACAATTTCATATTCGGAAAAGTCTTGAGCCAACAAAGCCTCTAGACATTTTTTGAGATAGGCCAGTCGGTTGAAAGTAGATAGCACTATTGAGCAGTTTTTCATATAGTATAATATTATCTTATATATAGTAAGATGTAAATTTTGACATATTTTCTGAATATGTTAATATAAAAAGACAGTAAAATTTATGAAACATTTTGCCTTCACAATACAACCGACCCCGAAGTTAACTATGATGGTTAGCTTCTTCTGCCGTTTTTAAATTTG is a genomic window containing:
- a CDS encoding glycosyltransferase; protein product: MKNCSIVLSTFNRLAYLKKCLEALLAQDFSEYEIVIVNDGSTDDTKEFLDSLSDPKIKIIHHKKNLGLSVARNTGIKNTYYDIIAFTDDDCLPEKNWLSQLVAGFDSENVGLVIGQVFYIDKNYKGYFPERLVQNIKAHWPMGANVAYHKKVFDTCGYFDPQFFKYNNEDSEMAIRTVSYGFDFKKQPTAVVCHQADNWTTRSLLKSAHNGSVWPILKKKYPKDYLIFKPPIKFGLFVNYVEYFHILIFPIIIPILFIRYLAHGKRDLKIFFTKWPIYLLLKRFYIYEEAIKNKILML